GGCCGCCGGAGAGCTGCCCGGGACGGTGGTCCATCCGGTCCGCCAGCCCCACCGCGGCCAGCGCGGCGGTGGCGTGCTCCCGGCGCTCGCGCCGGGAGAGGCCGGTGAGCAGCAGCGGCAGTTCGACGTTCTCGAAGGCGGCGAGTTCCGGCTCCGAAAGGAGGGTGATGTCGAGGCCGTCCACCCGGATGGTGCCGGCGTCGGCCCGGTCGATGCCGGCGATCAGGTTGAGCAGGGTCGTCTTGCCCGAGCCGGAGGGGCCCATCAGGGCCAGGAACTCCCCGGCGGCGAGGTCGAGGGTGATCTCCTCGAGGACCGGGATGATCTGGGCGCCGCGCCGGTACGACTTGCAGAGGCCGCAAATTTCGACGATGGGGGGGCGGTCATTTTCCATGGCAACCTATGCAAGGGCAATTCATGAATTGCCCCTACGGAACGGGCAGGCACGGGGGCCTGCCCCTACTCGGGCGTCTTTACCCGGATGCCGTCCCGCATCTTCTCCAGGGGGCGCAGCACCACCTTCTCCCCGGTTTCCACCCCCTCCCGGATCTCCACCAGGTCGCCGATCGCCTCCCCCGGCGTCACCGGCGTCGCCACCGCCCGCCCCGCACGGATGACGAAGACCTCGGTGCGGCCGTTCTGCCGCCGGAGCGCGGCAGCGTGCAGGGCGGTCCGCGGGGTGCGCTCCTCCTCGGCCGGCGCCCGCGCCAGGAAGGCGACCCGGGCGCTCATCTCCGGCAGGATGCGGGGATCGGGGTCGAGAAAGCGGACCTTGACCAGCACCGTCGCCTTGCTGCGGTCGGCGGTCGGCACGATCATGTGCACCTCGCCGGCGAAGCGCTCCTCGGGGAGGGCGTCGAGGCGGATTTCGCAGGGCTGGCCGACGCCCACCTTCTCCAGGCTCGACTCCGAGACGTCGGCCTCCACCTGCAGGGAGTCGAGATCGGCGATGTTCACCACCGCCGCCCTTGCCTCGGCCGCCGCGCCGATCGGGGTGAGGATGTCGCCGATGTCGGCGTTCTTGGTCAGGACCACGGCGTCGAAGGGGGCGCGCACCCGGGTGTAGTCGAAGGCCACCTCGGCCTCCCGCAGTTCGGCCGCGGCCGCCGCCACCGCCGCCCGGGCGCTCGCCACGCCGGCCCGGGCCCGGTCGCGACGGGCCAAAGCGGCGTCGTATTCGGCCCGGGAGACGAAGCCGCCGGCCAACAGTTCCTGGAAGCGGCGGAAGGAGAGCTCGGCCTCGTTCGCCTCGGCATCGGCCTCGGCCAGGACGGCCCGGGCCCGCTCCAGCCCGGCCGCCGCCCGATCCCGCGCCGCCGCCACGTCCCGGCTCTCCAGGCGGGCGATCACCTCCCCCTCCCGGACCCGGCTTCCCTCTTCGACCCCGAGCCACTCCAGGCGGCCGGTCGTCTTCGCCGCCACCGCCGCCTTGCGCTGGGCGACGACATAGCCGCTGGCGTTGAGCACGGTGAAGCCGAGGGAGGGGTAGACGCGGGAGACGGTGGTCACCTCCACTTCGACGGTCGGGGGAAAAAAGACCCACCTGGTCAGGAAAAGCAGAGCCAGCAGCACCAGGACGAAGGCAGTCCAGCGCCAAACGACGCCGCTTCGCCGCGGCCGGGCGGCTCCCCTTTTGTCGATCTTGAGTTTCTGCAGGTCTTCGCGGGCCATGGTATACAAGCATACCATTAGTGGGAATCAGGGCAACGTCGGGTGAAGAGGTGAAACGGGGAGGCGGCGTCCCGGCTCCGCGAGGAGGAAATCGGGGTCGTTTCAGGCTATACTCAAGACACTACCACCCAGACCGGTCGACCTCTTTCCGTTCCGGAAGAATGAATCAACAGGAGGGCATCCACATGCATTCTGTCGGGAAATGCGGCATCGGCGTCCTGCTTCTCATCTCGCTCCTGGTCCCGGGCTGCGCCTACACCAGCATCCAGCGGCCGCTGGGTACCGAGTTCAACAAGACCGAACTGGGGACAAAGACGGGCCAGTCGAGCAACCATTCGGTCCTCTGGCTTTTCGCCTGGGGAAACGGCGGCACGCAAGCCGCCGCAGAAAACGGGGACATCACGGTCATCCGCCACGCCGACACGAAGCTCTTCTTTCTTCTCTTCGGGCTCTATGCGAAGGTGACGACCATTGTCTACGGCGACTAAAGGTGCATGCTCCTTCCTGCTCGCGCTGCTCCTTGCGGGGTGTTCGCTGCCACGCGGCTTGATCTATTCGGATACGACCGCCCCCTACTCCTCGGAATTCAACGAGACTCCGGTCGGGACAAAGCGTTGCGTGATCAGAAGTCACCAGATAAAGGAGCCGGTAACCGGGCGCAGCATCTACGCCGAATGGTCAGCGGACCTGATCCTGCGTGAGGCGCAGAAGGCGGGCATCAAGGAGATCTACTACATGGACAAGAGGACGCTGAGCATTCTCGTCGGCATCTATAAACGCGAATCCCTGATTGTTTACGGCGACTGACCAGGATTTGTCGACAGGGAACCGAACAGGGGTCCTGGTTGGCCTTGCCGAACCACTTCCCCGGAATACTGTAGAGACACAAGATTTTGCACCGCCACTGCAATGGCAAATTTTTTGCAGATACAATCCCTCAAATACCCTGAGAGGAGAAGACATGGAATTTTTCAAATGGAAACATCAGTTCAGCGTCAATATCCCGGAAATGGACCAGCAGCACCAGAAATTCATGGCCCTGCTGAATAAAGTCCATCTCTACAGCGAAACCCAGGATCGTGATCCTGAATTTCTCACTGCGCTTTTCCGGGAACTTTTCGCCTACGTGCTGACCCACTTCGAGGAGGAGGAAACACTCCTTGAGCAGACCGGGTTCCCAGGCCTGGAGGTGCAGAAGAAGCAGCACCAATATTTCCGGGACCAGTTGGTCAATCTCCGCGAACAACACCTCAAGGGCAATGCCACTGCACCTCTGAGTGTCCTGATTTTCATGCGGGACTGGTTCATGAACCATGTTCTGGAATTTGACAAAAAATACGGGGAATACTTCAAGAATCTATAGAATGGCGAGCCATGATTTTGGCCGGCAGGTCATTTCTTTGACTGCTTCCATGGCCGAGGTCGGCGCCTTCTCAGGGAATCACGCCCATCATCTTATGGATCTGCAGCAGATCGGCCGTCTCGCTGACCAGCAGCGTCGGGATGCCGGCCGCCTGGGGAATCTTCAGATCGACATGCTGCCGGTCGCCGACGAAAAGGAAACTCTCCGGCGGGCCGCCGATATCTTCCAGTAGCCGCTCCAGCGTGTCGGCGTCCGGCTTGGGGCGCCAGCTGAATTCGATGGTATAGAGCCGGCGGAACATGCCATCGACACCCAGCAGAGCGAGGATCTTCTGCGTCAATGGCAGACTGTTGTTGGTGTAGAGATAGAGCTCGCAACGATCGCGCAGGGAATCGAGCAGGGCATAGAGGACCGGGTCGTGGTCGAGATAGGCCTCGGGGCGCACCCGCTTCTGCAGCGCCCGGTGGAAATCGGAGACCTCGATGCCAAGTTCGAGGCAGGTCCGGGTCAGGGTCGGCTCCTCCTCGAGGGTCTCGGCCAGCCGCCGCTTCGCGCAACGCAGCACCTCCCTTCCCCCTTCCCGGCTGAGGCCGCGGCTGCCGGCCACCAGGTCACAGGCAGCGGTCCATATCTCATCGGCAATCTCGTCGCTGACATAGAGAGTGCCGTCGAGGTCGAAGACAATGGAACGAATCTGGCTCAAGTCAGTCAGCACAAGCACACCCTTTCACGACAGTTGATGCCGTCCGGACAAATTCTTCAATGAGTTTCAGTCTAACAGGCCAGCCGCGCTTGTCAAAACCGGACCTGAGCGCATTAGGCTTTAATATCGGACACTTGAATCTTTGTCGTGGCGACTGTGCGGTAGGGGCGGATGCATGGGTCAGGGGCGGGCCTCCCCGCCGGAGCGGCGCAGATGGCGGGCGATGAGGGCGGGATCGTTGGTGAAGATGCCGGCGGCGCCCAGGCGGCGGAGCGCGCTGCAGACGTCGGGGTGATCGACCGTCCAGCAGTGGACGGCCAGCCCGTGTTGGCGGCAGGCGGCCATCAGGGGACGGGAAAGGAGGTCGTAACGGGGGTGAACGCTTTCCGCCCGGCAGCCGACCGCCCTCCGGACGGCCCGTCCCCAGAAACGCGAATCGACGAGAAAGCCGAGCGGCAGGTCGGGGTTCTGAAGACGCAGCCGTTCGAGCAGAGCATGGTCGAAGGAGGAGATCAGGACGCGGGCCAGAGGATACGCCCGCAGCAGCTCGATGACGGCCAGACCGGCCGGCACGGCCTTGATCTCGACGTTGAGCCGCAGCCGGTCGGCCGCCCAGGCGAAGACCTCTTCGAGGGTCGGCAGCGCCTCGCCGGCAAAAGCAGGGGAAAACCAGCCGCCGGCGTCGAGCCGCCGCAGTTCCCTCAGCGGCAGCCCGGAAATCCGTCCGTGGCCGTCGGTGGTGCGATCGACGGTTTCGTCATGGATCACTACCGGCACGCCATCACGGCTGAGATGCACGTCCAGTTCGATTCCGTCGGCGTCGGCGGCCTCCGCCGCCCGGAATGCCGCCATGGTATTTTCCGGCGCGACCGCCGAGGCGCCCCGGTGGGCCCAGATGAAGAAATCGCTCATGGCTGCTGCTCGCGGTCTGCGGATAAATGCCCGAACATGGATAGAGGTCAGGGAGCGCCCTTGAGCACCGGCAGGCCGCGCAACTGCCAGGCCGAGAGCCCGCCGGAGAGATTATAAACCTCGGAATATCCCTGTGCCGCCAGGTACCTGAAAACCTGGGAACTGCGCGCGCCGACGGTGCAATAGACGAGAATGGGTCGGTCCCTGGGCAACTCGCCGACCCGGCGCAGCAACTGGTCGATGGGGATGAGGTGAGCCCCCTCCAGGCGCACCTGGCGGTATTCGCCTGGCGTGCGGACATCGAGCAGGTAGACCCGGGAGTCCTTCCGCAGCAGGTCGACCGCCTCCGGGACCGACAGGTCGCGGGCAACGCCGGCAGCGGCGGCGGCGGGAGAAGCGAGACAGCCCAGGAGGAGCAGCACCAGCGACAGATACCGTATCCACATCAGCATTAATCCTCTCGTTGCAATCGGTTCTTTCCTGTCAATTATATGCATTTTGCGATATGGACACCACCCCAAAAACGCCACCCCAAAAACTTGTCTTTGCCCGCAAGACATGCCATTATACGCCCCGCGAATTGATCATCACCACCCCAAGGAGGGAAACCCGATGGATCGCAATCTGGCACTGGAACTGGTGAGAGTCACCGAGGCGGCCGCCCTCGCCTGCGGCCGCTGGGTCGGCAAGGGGGACAAGAATTCCGCCGACGAAGCCGCCACCAATGCGATGCGTCGCACCCTCGACTCGGTCGGCATCAGCGGTACCGTCGTCATCGGCGAGGGGGAGATGGATGAAGCCCCCATGCTCTACATCGGCGAGAAGGTCGGCAACGGAACGGCGCCCGAAGTCGACATCGCCGTCGATCCGCTGGAGGGCACCAGCATCTGCGCCAAGGGGATGAACGGCTCGATCACCACCATCGCCATGGCTCCGCGCGGCGGCTTCCTGCACGCTCCCGACATGTACATGGAGAAGATCGCTGTCGGACCCTCGGCCAAGGGTGTCATCGACATCAACGCCTTGCCCGGCGAGAATCTCAAGCGGATCGCCGAAGTCAAAGGCTGCTATGTGGAAGACCTGACCGTGGTCATCCTCGACCGTCCCCGTCACGAGAAGACGATCAACGAAATCCGTCGGGCCGGGGCGCGCATCCACCTGATCCCCGACGGCGATGTGGCCCCGGCCATCGCCGCGGCGGTCGAAGGCAGCGGCGTCGATATGCTGCTGGGCATCGGCGGCGCCCCCGAAGGGGTGCTGGCGGCGGCCGCCCTCAAGTGCATGGGGGGAGACATGCAGGGCCGCCTCGTCTTCATGAGCAACGACGAACGTACCCGCGCCAAAAACATGGGCATCGATGACTTCGACAAGGTCTACACGGCCGAGGAAATGGCCCGCGGGGACGTCTTTTTCGCCGCCACCGGGGTAACCAACGGCGAACTGCTGCAGGGGGTCCGTTATTTCGCCGGCGGAGCCGAGACGCACTCGATCGTCATGCGTTCGAAAAGCCGCACGGTTCGCTTCATCAAGACCAGCCACTATTTCGACTTCAAGCCGGTTTAT
This DNA window, taken from Desulfuromonadales bacterium, encodes the following:
- a CDS encoding ATP-binding cassette domain-containing protein, which encodes MENDRPPIVEICGLCKSYRRGAQIIPVLEEITLDLAAGEFLALMGPSGSGKTTLLNLIAGIDRADAGTIRVDGLDITLLSEPELAAFENVELPLLLTGLSRRERREHATAALAAVGLADRMDHRPGQLSGG
- a CDS encoding efflux RND transporter periplasmic adaptor subunit, which encodes MVCLYTMAREDLQKLKIDKRGAARPRRSGVVWRWTAFVLVLLALLFLTRWVFFPPTVEVEVTTVSRVYPSLGFTVLNASGYVVAQRKAAVAAKTTGRLEWLGVEEGSRVREGEVIARLESRDVAAARDRAAAGLERARAVLAEADAEANEAELSFRRFQELLAGGFVSRAEYDAALARRDRARAGVASARAAVAAAAAELREAEVAFDYTRVRAPFDAVVLTKNADIGDILTPIGAAAEARAAVVNIADLDSLQVEADVSESSLEKVGVGQPCEIRLDALPEERFAGEVHMIVPTADRSKATVLVKVRFLDPDPRILPEMSARVAFLARAPAEEERTPRTALHAAALRRQNGRTEVFVIRAGRAVATPVTPGEAIGDLVEIREGVETGEKVVLRPLEKMRDGIRVKTPE
- a CDS encoding TRL domain-containing protein, with protein sequence MHSVGKCGIGVLLLISLLVPGCAYTSIQRPLGTEFNKTELGTKTGQSSNHSVLWLFAWGNGGTQAAAENGDITVIRHADTKLFFLLFGLYAKVTTIVYGD
- a CDS encoding TRL domain-containing protein, whose protein sequence is MIRSHQIKEPVTGRSIYAEWSADLILREAQKAGIKEIYYMDKRTLSILVGIYKRESLIVYGD
- a CDS encoding bacteriohemerythrin, with the protein product MEFFKWKHQFSVNIPEMDQQHQKFMALLNKVHLYSETQDRDPEFLTALFRELFAYVLTHFEEEETLLEQTGFPGLEVQKKQHQYFRDQLVNLREQHLKGNATAPLSVLIFMRDWFMNHVLEFDKKYGEYFKNL
- a CDS encoding HAD family hydrolase; translated protein: MLTDLSQIRSIVFDLDGTLYVSDEIADEIWTAACDLVAGSRGLSREGGREVLRCAKRRLAETLEEEPTLTRTCLELGIEVSDFHRALQKRVRPEAYLDHDPVLYALLDSLRDRCELYLYTNNSLPLTQKILALLGVDGMFRRLYTIEFSWRPKPDADTLERLLEDIGGPPESFLFVGDRQHVDLKIPQAAGIPTLLVSETADLLQIHKMMGVIP
- a CDS encoding glycerophosphodiester phosphodiesterase family protein, with the translated sequence MSDFFIWAHRGASAVAPENTMAAFRAAEAADADGIELDVHLSRDGVPVVIHDETVDRTTDGHGRISGLPLRELRRLDAGGWFSPAFAGEALPTLEEVFAWAADRLRLNVEIKAVPAGLAVIELLRAYPLARVLISSFDHALLERLRLQNPDLPLGFLVDSRFWGRAVRRAVGCRAESVHPRYDLLSRPLMAACRQHGLAVHCWTVDHPDVCSALRRLGAAGIFTNDPALIARHLRRSGGEARP
- a CDS encoding rhodanese-like domain-containing protein — encoded protein: MWIRYLSLVLLLLGCLASPAAAAAGVARDLSVPEAVDLLRKDSRVYLLDVRTPGEYRQVRLEGAHLIPIDQLLRRVGELPRDRPILVYCTVGARSSQVFRYLAAQGYSEVYNLSGGLSAWQLRGLPVLKGAP
- the glpX gene encoding class II fructose-bisphosphatase, whose amino-acid sequence is MDRNLALELVRVTEAAALACGRWVGKGDKNSADEAATNAMRRTLDSVGISGTVVIGEGEMDEAPMLYIGEKVGNGTAPEVDIAVDPLEGTSICAKGMNGSITTIAMAPRGGFLHAPDMYMEKIAVGPSAKGVIDINALPGENLKRIAEVKGCYVEDLTVVILDRPRHEKTINEIRRAGARIHLIPDGDVAPAIAAAVEGSGVDMLLGIGGAPEGVLAAAALKCMGGDMQGRLVFMSNDERTRAKNMGIDDFDKVYTAEEMARGDVFFAATGVTNGELLQGVRYFAGGAETHSIVMRSKSRTVRFIKTSHYFDFKPVY